The Metabacillus sediminilitoris genome window below encodes:
- a CDS encoding glucose 1-dehydrogenase translates to MFRLDGKVAAITGATRGIGRQMAIALAEAGATVALLQRNVEDQSIQKEIEAMGQKSIIVACDLEDQEQVKAAIPTVVNVLGQIDILVNNAGIQRRSPSVSFSESDWDDVINVNLKCVWLLCQEAGKYMVPQGKGKIINMASLLSFQGGLTVPAYAAAKGGVAQLTKALSNEWAKENVNVNAIVPGYIATDMNEALLQDETRNRQILERIPAGRWGTAEDFMGTVVFLASDASNYIHGHLLAVDGGWLGR, encoded by the coding sequence ATGTTTCGATTAGATGGGAAAGTAGCTGCTATAACTGGGGCAACAAGAGGGATTGGGAGACAAATGGCGATCGCATTAGCGGAAGCAGGGGCTACAGTAGCATTGCTTCAACGAAATGTGGAGGATCAATCTATTCAAAAGGAAATTGAGGCAATGGGCCAAAAGAGTATCATTGTTGCATGTGATTTAGAAGATCAAGAACAAGTAAAAGCAGCTATACCTACTGTTGTAAATGTACTTGGGCAAATAGATATTCTTGTCAATAATGCTGGTATTCAACGACGCTCACCATCTGTTTCATTTTCTGAAAGTGATTGGGATGATGTCATCAATGTGAATTTAAAATGTGTGTGGCTTTTATGTCAAGAAGCTGGTAAATATATGGTGCCTCAGGGAAAAGGGAAAATCATTAATATGGCATCTTTACTATCATTTCAGGGCGGCTTAACAGTACCGGCTTATGCGGCGGCAAAGGGTGGAGTTGCACAATTAACAAAAGCGTTATCAAATGAATGGGCAAAAGAAAATGTCAATGTCAATGCGATTGTACCAGGCTATATTGCAACAGATATGAATGAGGCGCTCCTGCAGGATGAAACCCGAAACCGGCAAATTCTCGAGCGGATACCTGCAGGACGCTGGGGGACTGCTGAAGATTTTATGGGAACGGTTGTCTTCTTAGCATCTGATGCATCAAATTATATCCATGGCCATTTATTAGCAGTTGATGGTGGCTGGTTAGGCAGATAA